The following proteins are encoded in a genomic region of Deltaproteobacteria bacterium:
- a CDS encoding transposase — DLGGLKAFGMDETSARRGHRYVTVFIDLDKKERPVVFATPGKGTLEPSKSFFQGMGARQKISSRWSLTCPGPSSPGSGRIS; from the coding sequence GACCTTGGGGGGCTCAAGGCCTTTGGCATGGATGAGACCAGCGCGAGACGGGGTCATCGGTATGTCACCGTGTTCATCGATCTGGACAAGAAGGAAAGGCCGGTGGTCTTCGCAACCCCAGGCAAGGGCACCCTCGAGCCTTCAAAAAGTTTCTTTCAGGGCATGGGGGCAAGGCAGAAAATATCCTCGAGGTGGTCTCTGACATGTCCGGGGCCTTCATCTCCGGGATCAGGACGCATTTCGTAA